A genomic segment from Aquibium oceanicum encodes:
- a CDS encoding TniQ family protein, giving the protein MIENTPPRQLPVCLPPHSDELLSSWISRHAAFYAVPPLVMLRHCLPEASALRATDLQLSSDQEIRLANMFATEPAVVRRMAFTNVAQSSRRLIAARPTQICTSCSPAYTEPAPILRSQLLGWRITCPLCGSQLLDAVGRELPCPFRQYCAAALHGERLLDDEAERDIRTWASPSEIARLLLMRRMTWPPPREENLWRFRVLGAIVPDLDHVIAEQQENLPTPAKPILPLQLRPALLAGVAIVERAGPEMLRMLRGHMMGDNRVRFTDAAENIIARAHRSNVSSQMHLI; this is encoded by the coding sequence ATGATCGAGAACACGCCGCCACGGCAGTTGCCGGTGTGCTTGCCGCCCCATTCTGATGAACTACTGTCCTCCTGGATCAGTCGCCATGCCGCCTTCTACGCGGTCCCTCCGCTTGTCATGCTCAGGCATTGCCTGCCGGAGGCCTCCGCGTTGCGCGCGACCGATCTCCAATTGAGCAGTGATCAGGAAATCCGCCTGGCCAACATGTTTGCCACCGAACCGGCCGTGGTTCGTCGAATGGCCTTCACAAATGTCGCGCAATCATCGCGTCGGCTCATCGCCGCGCGGCCAACGCAGATCTGCACGAGCTGCAGCCCGGCATATACGGAACCGGCGCCGATCCTGCGAAGCCAGCTTTTGGGGTGGCGCATTACGTGCCCTCTGTGTGGAAGCCAACTCCTGGATGCCGTCGGTCGCGAACTCCCCTGCCCTTTCCGGCAGTATTGCGCCGCAGCTCTCCACGGCGAAAGGCTGCTCGATGATGAAGCCGAACGCGACATCCGCACTTGGGCGTCGCCATCGGAAATCGCCCGGCTTCTTCTGATGCGACGGATGACGTGGCCACCGCCGCGCGAAGAGAATCTTTGGCGGTTCAGAGTTCTGGGCGCAATCGTCCCCGACCTCGATCATGTCATTGCCGAGCAACAGGAGAACCTGCCCACACCTGCAAAGCCGATCCTACCGCTTCAACTGCGGCCGGCTCTGCTGGCCGGTGTTGCCATTGTCGAGCGTGCCGGACCGGAGATGCTCCGAATGCTGCGTGGTCACATGATGGGTGACAACAGGGTCCGGTTC
- a CDS encoding TniB family NTP-binding protein → MNDGISHLTAGAASLLAETDERRIRAIRSRRWVLYPRAKQALDRLSGLLDHPRGTRMPSVAIYGDSGMGKTMIMKRFRDEHPSSFNPLTGTLKTPVLAMEMTSRPGERRFYAELLTLLGAPQRPRADIAQMEQAALRIMEAIGVQVLVIDEVHNILAGSYREQRIVLNTLRFLSNRLQISLVCFGVNEAREAISGDVQLARRFEQFTLSRWAANEQFETLVASILRNTPLRRPSVLTPKSLRRILQITEGITASIFHMINSLAVEAIESGREHINDEAVENWEPEFDAEAAYA, encoded by the coding sequence ATGAACGATGGAATCTCCCACCTGACCGCCGGCGCTGCGTCACTGCTTGCCGAAACTGACGAGCGACGCATTCGAGCGATACGATCACGCCGCTGGGTTCTCTACCCGCGCGCCAAGCAGGCGCTCGACCGGCTAAGCGGGCTCCTCGACCATCCGCGCGGCACGCGCATGCCCTCGGTCGCGATCTACGGCGATAGCGGCATGGGAAAGACCATGATCATGAAGCGCTTTCGAGACGAGCACCCGTCGAGTTTCAATCCTCTGACGGGTACGTTGAAGACGCCGGTCCTGGCCATGGAAATGACTAGCCGTCCCGGCGAGCGGCGGTTCTACGCTGAACTGCTTACCCTTCTCGGCGCGCCGCAGCGGCCTCGCGCCGACATTGCCCAGATGGAACAGGCGGCGTTGCGGATCATGGAAGCGATCGGCGTGCAGGTGCTGGTCATCGACGAGGTGCACAACATCCTCGCCGGATCCTACCGCGAGCAACGCATCGTCCTGAATACGCTCCGCTTCCTCAGCAATCGTCTGCAGATCTCCCTGGTCTGCTTCGGCGTCAACGAGGCACGGGAGGCGATCAGCGGCGACGTCCAGCTTGCGCGACGGTTCGAGCAGTTCACCTTGAGCCGCTGGGCTGCGAACGAACAGTTCGAAACCCTGGTAGCGTCGATTCTGCGCAATACCCCGCTGCGTCGGCCTTCGGTGCTTACGCCGAAGTCGCTGCGACGGATCCTACAGATCACAGAGGGCATCACCGCCAGCATCTTCCACATGATCAACAGCCTGGCCGTCGAAGCCATCGAGAGCGGCCGCGAACACATCAACGACGAAGCAGTCGAGAACTGGGAGCCAGAGTTCGATGCCGAGGCGGCATACGCATGA
- a CDS encoding Mu transposase C-terminal domain-containing protein yields MSDPFPDEIDEALWDEACRRADAIRSFLKRNPEGATAGDVAELAAELGLSQATAYRLVKLFRAGGTVLSLVDRKRGRPEGHRTLDEKREEIIRATINSHYLKRTRPTVSQLVRNVQANCMSAGLKPPHRRTIVTRLDDIDLQKRAQRRGEQKIVKATTPVPGVFGASRPLEVVQMDHTKADVFVVDEETRQPLGRPWLTLAMDVCSRMVTGFYLTMDAPSRLSTSLCLLHSVFDKSAWLREREVTEPWPVAGLPDTVHVDNGADFRSRAFKRGCEDAGMAIEWRPPGEPRFGGHIERLIGSQMGKLHLLPGTTFSNEQELGEYDSKRHAALTLRELERYIALDIVGSYHQSIHGTLGRPPIAVWREHEGDIPLRLPQDRLRFWLTFLPEQERTLRPTGIHLFGLRYWSAALSADVGRSDRRLLVKYDPRDLARIFIRRSSGNFVEARYADVTLPSITLHEAVTARRTLLAKGRREVDTGAIVRTAIAQRELVETAIKKTAAARRGKASSKSKVDDRGWGSLRGVDSSKPVPFVEDTD; encoded by the coding sequence ATGAGCGACCCATTTCCCGACGAAATTGATGAGGCGCTTTGGGATGAAGCGTGCCGGCGTGCGGACGCGATCCGCAGCTTTCTCAAACGCAATCCTGAGGGCGCGACGGCCGGAGATGTTGCGGAACTCGCGGCCGAGCTCGGCCTTAGCCAGGCAACTGCATACCGCCTGGTCAAGCTGTTCCGCGCCGGCGGGACCGTTCTGTCTCTGGTGGATCGCAAACGTGGGCGCCCGGAGGGTCATCGTACCCTGGACGAGAAGCGAGAAGAGATCATCCGCGCGACGATCAACTCACACTATCTGAAGCGGACCCGGCCGACGGTTTCGCAGCTGGTCCGTAACGTGCAGGCGAATTGCATGTCGGCGGGGCTCAAGCCACCGCATCGCCGGACGATAGTGACCCGCCTCGATGACATCGACCTGCAAAAGCGTGCCCAGCGCCGCGGCGAACAGAAGATCGTCAAGGCGACGACGCCTGTTCCCGGGGTGTTCGGTGCGTCCCGACCCCTCGAAGTCGTCCAGATGGATCATACGAAGGCCGACGTCTTCGTCGTCGACGAGGAAACCCGGCAGCCCCTCGGTCGACCGTGGCTGACACTGGCGATGGACGTCTGCAGCCGCATGGTGACCGGGTTCTATCTTACGATGGATGCCCCGTCCCGGCTGTCCACCAGTCTGTGCCTTCTACACTCCGTATTCGACAAATCGGCATGGTTGAGAGAACGCGAGGTCACGGAGCCGTGGCCCGTCGCTGGGCTGCCGGACACTGTTCACGTCGACAACGGCGCCGACTTCCGCAGCCGTGCATTCAAGAGAGGTTGTGAGGATGCCGGTATGGCAATCGAATGGCGGCCACCGGGCGAGCCGCGCTTCGGCGGTCACATCGAGCGTCTGATCGGCTCGCAGATGGGAAAGCTGCACCTGCTGCCCGGGACAACATTCAGCAACGAACAGGAGCTGGGAGAGTACGACTCAAAGCGGCACGCGGCACTGACACTGCGTGAACTCGAGCGTTATATTGCACTCGATATCGTCGGCTCCTACCATCAGTCGATCCACGGCACCCTGGGCCGCCCGCCGATTGCGGTCTGGCGGGAGCACGAGGGCGATATCCCGCTTCGACTGCCACAGGATCGGCTCCGCTTCTGGCTAACCTTCCTGCCTGAGCAGGAGCGCACCTTGCGGCCGACTGGGATCCATCTGTTCGGCCTGCGCTACTGGTCGGCGGCGCTGAGCGCCGACGTCGGGCGTTCTGACCGCCGCCTGCTTGTGAAGTACGATCCGCGCGACCTGGCGCGCATCTTCATTCGGCGGTCATCTGGAAACTTCGTGGAGGCGCGCTATGCCGACGTGACCCTGCCTTCGATCACACTGCACGAGGCAGTTACCGCCCGACGCACCCTTCTGGCGAAAGGCCGCCGTGAAGTCGACACCGGCGCCATCGTCCGCACCGCCATCGCACAGCGAGAATTGGTCGAAACAGCCATCAAGAAAACGGCGGCTGCGCGACGCGGGAAGGCTTCTTCGAAATCGAAAGTGGATGATCGGGGATGGGGCTCGCTCCGCGGTGTCGACTCCAGCAAACCTGTACCCTTTGTAGAGGATACAGATTGA
- a CDS encoding TniQ family protein, giving the protein MIENTPPRQLPVCLPPHSDELLSSWISRHAAFYAVPPLVMLRHCLPEASALRATDLQLSSDQEIRLANMFATEPAVVRRMAFTNVAQSSRRLIAARPTQICTSCSPAYTEPAPILRSQLLGWRITCPLCGSQLLDAVGRELPCPFRQYCAAALHGERLLDDEAERDIRTWASPSEIARLLLMRRMTWPPPREENLWRFRVLGAIVPDLDHVIAEQQENLPTPAKPILPLQLRPALLAGVAIVERAGPEMLRMLRGHMMGDNRVRFTDAAENIIARAHRSNVSSQMHLI; this is encoded by the coding sequence ATGATCGAGAACACGCCGCCACGGCAGTTGCCGGTGTGCTTGCCGCCCCATTCTGATGAACTACTGTCCTCCTGGATCAGTCGCCATGCCGCCTTCTACGCGGTCCCTCCGCTTGTCATGCTCAGGCATTGCCTGCCGGAGGCCTCCGCGTTGCGCGCGACCGATCTCCAATTGAGCAGTGATCAGGAAATCCGCCTTGCCAACATGTTTGCCACCGAACCGGCCGTGGTTCGTCGAATGGCCTTCACAAATGTCGCGCAATCATCGCGTCGGCTCATCGCCGCGCGGCCAACGCAGATCTGCACGAGCTGCAGCCCGGCATATACGGAACCGGCGCCGATCCTGCGAAGCCAGCTTTTGGGGTGGCGCATTACGTGCCCTCTGTGTGGAAGCCAACTCCTGGATGCCGTCGGTCGCGAACTCCCCTGCCCTTTCCGGCAGTATTGCGCCGCAGCTCTCCACGGCGAAAGGCTGCTCGATGATGAAGCCGAACGCGACATCCGCACTTGGGCGTCGCCATCGGAAATCGCCCGGCTTCTTCTGATGCGACGGATGACGTGGCCACCGCCGCGCGAAGAGAATCTTTGGCGGTTCAGAGTTCTGGGCGCAATCGTCCCCGACCTCGATCATGTCATTGCCGAGCAACAGGAGAACCTGCCCACACCTGCAAAGCCGATCCTACCGCTTCAACTGCGGCCGGCTCTGCTGGCCGGTGTTGCCATTGTCGAGCGTGCCGGACCGGAGATGCTCCGAATGCTGCGTGGTCACATGATGGGTGACAACAGGGTCCGGTTCACTGACGCCGCCGAAAACATAATAGCCCGAGCTCACCGGTCGAACGTGTCTTCGCAGATGCACTTAATTTGA